A section of the Pseudanabaena mucicola str. Chao 1806 genome encodes:
- a CDS encoding iron uptake porin: protein MSKLNRKQIRKNSFLAPAVITATVAASTLLSSSANAETKKFNIQSDRSATNSDVIRSENSSKLVGQLQLLPNAVSQNVTSVSQLSDVRSTDWAFTALQSLVERYGVIAGYPDRTFRGRQALTRYEFAAGLNSALDKINEIISAGLADKVSKEDLATLQKLQEEFAAELATLRGRVDALDAKVTKLEAQQFSTTTKLRGEAIFGLAAATDGVGATTDKTNLVFQYRTRLNFDTSFTGKDLLRTRLQATNANTNGRIDTGGTTPFSGLGVANASRLSYETGVTSNTFELNRLFYRFPIGDSFTAYIAPLGQTEDVINPLNPLESDSQGTISRFGRYSPLNRIASGGGTSGLAVAGFDWKFTKDANLQVAYSSSNAAAATGQGGVTGADTKIAAQLVYKPTEALTLGVGYANAYTVNNSLGSGLNAEFLPNATNTALASPGVSGIQSNTVVGNLVWDITKKFSFTTWGAFVFANSTGATTASATFTSWNATLAGKDLFSEGDLAALSFGQPLFTSSVGGVAVASPSTPYQLEALYRFRVSKNITITPGVFFVFNQGSNSANGTATVGVIRTTFTF, encoded by the coding sequence ATGTCTAAACTGAATAGAAAACAAATAAGAAAAAATAGTTTTCTTGCCCCAGCAGTTATCACTGCAACAGTTGCTGCGTCTACTTTATTGAGTAGTAGTGCTAACGCTGAAACAAAAAAATTTAATATTCAAAGCGATCGCTCAGCAACAAACTCTGATGTCATTCGCTCAGAGAATAGCTCTAAGCTAGTTGGACAATTGCAGTTACTTCCTAATGCAGTTTCACAAAATGTAACTTCCGTATCTCAACTCAGTGATGTTCGCTCTACTGATTGGGCTTTCACAGCATTGCAATCTCTAGTAGAGCGTTATGGTGTAATTGCAGGATATCCTGATCGCACTTTTCGAGGTAGACAGGCGCTCACCCGCTATGAATTTGCCGCAGGTCTAAACTCCGCTCTAGACAAAATCAATGAAATCATCTCCGCAGGTCTAGCAGATAAAGTTAGCAAAGAAGATCTTGCAACTTTACAAAAACTTCAAGAAGAATTTGCTGCTGAGCTAGCAACTCTCCGTGGGCGTGTTGATGCGCTTGACGCTAAGGTCACTAAACTTGAAGCACAACAGTTCTCAACCACTACTAAGCTACGTGGCGAAGCAATCTTTGGCTTGGCTGCGGCTACTGATGGTGTTGGAGCAACTACTGACAAAACTAATCTAGTTTTTCAATATCGCACTCGTCTCAACTTTGACACCAGTTTCACTGGTAAGGATCTGTTGAGAACTCGTCTCCAAGCTACTAATGCTAATACTAATGGACGAATCGATACAGGAGGCACTACTCCTTTTAGCGGGCTTGGAGTCGCTAATGCTAGCCGTTTATCCTATGAAACTGGAGTTACTTCCAATACATTTGAGCTAAATAGATTGTTCTACCGTTTCCCCATTGGAGATAGCTTCACAGCTTACATTGCTCCATTGGGACAAACTGAAGATGTAATCAATCCTCTTAATCCCCTTGAAAGTGATAGCCAAGGTACAATCTCTCGGTTTGGACGCTATAGTCCCTTGAACCGTATTGCATCTGGTGGTGGAACCAGTGGTCTTGCAGTAGCTGGTTTTGATTGGAAATTTACCAAGGATGCCAACTTACAAGTTGCTTATAGCTCTTCTAACGCTGCTGCTGCTACTGGACAAGGTGGTGTAACTGGTGCAGATACTAAAATTGCCGCTCAGTTGGTTTACAAACCTACTGAAGCATTAACCCTTGGTGTTGGTTATGCTAATGCTTACACCGTAAATAACAGCCTTGGTTCTGGTTTAAATGCTGAATTTTTGCCAAATGCGACTAACACAGCTCTTGCTTCCCCAGGAGTTAGTGGTATCCAAAGCAATACCGTCGTGGGTAACTTGGTTTGGGACATTACTAAGAAGTTTAGCTTCACTACTTGGGGCGCTTTTGTATTTGCCAATTCTACAGGTGCTACAACAGCTTCAGCGACCTTTACTAGCTGGAATGCAACTTTAGCTGGTAAGGATCTATTCTCTGAAGGTGATCTTGCTGCGCTCTCTTTTGGTCAGCCCCTATTCACAAGCAGTGTAGGTGGTGTAGCAGTTGCAAGCCCTAGCACTCCTTACCAACTTGAAGCTCTATATCGCTTCCGTGTTTCTAAGAATATCACGATCACTCCTGGTGTCTTCTTTGTATTCAATCAAGGTAGCAATAGTGCTAATGGAACTGCGACTGTTGGTGTAATTCGTACCACTTTCACTTTCTAA
- a CDS encoding RrF2 family transcriptional regulator — protein sequence MELSCKVDYACIALLELAMRHKQGKPTSVSEIAISQSIPIRYLDQVMSMLRRAGIIKSQRGAKGGYHLALEPWQIKMIDVVVALEGDSPQEKTNPESITAEKATVIDIWEAAKVASFEILHRHTLEDMVRKCEEKKQSFDVMFYI from the coding sequence ATGGAATTATCATGTAAGGTTGATTATGCTTGTATTGCTTTGTTAGAGCTAGCTATGCGTCATAAGCAAGGCAAGCCTACTTCTGTTAGTGAAATTGCTATTAGCCAAAGTATTCCCATTCGTTATCTTGATCAGGTAATGTCCATGCTCAGGCGAGCAGGCATAATTAAAAGTCAACGTGGGGCAAAAGGTGGATATCATCTAGCTCTAGAACCTTGGCAAATAAAAATGATAGATGTTGTGGTTGCTTTGGAGGGCGACAGTCCTCAAGAAAAAACTAATCCAGAGTCTATCACTGCCGAGAAAGCCACTGTAATTGATATTTGGGAGGCTGCGAAGGTAGCTTCTTTTGAAATCTTACATAGACATACTCTTGAAGATATGGTGAGAAAATGTGAGGAGAAAAAACAATCTTTTGATGTGATGTTCTATATCTAA
- the cysE gene encoding serine O-acetyltransferase: MWNTIATDFQVIFERDPAARNWLEVCLCYPGWHALVFHRIAHHIQQLRVPCLPRLISNLARLFTGVEIHPSAQIGRGVFIDHGMGVVIGETAIVGEYVTIYQGVTLGGTGKEIGKRHPTLGREIVVGAGAKILGNISIGDRVNIGAGSIVLRDVPDDCTVVGIPARIVRHRGQSIKDTDQATNREHLPDPEAEAIKALFERIKSLEDEITKIRNDVKVYEPMTPSIYLAERAKADSHLHLQDLERNKSIDSSNYLIQEFLDGAGI, encoded by the coding sequence ATGTGGAATACCATTGCTACTGATTTTCAAGTTATATTTGAGCGTGATCCCGCAGCTAGAAACTGGTTGGAGGTTTGCCTCTGCTATCCTGGTTGGCACGCCTTAGTTTTTCATCGGATCGCCCATCACATCCAGCAACTCAGAGTACCCTGCTTACCACGTCTAATTTCTAATCTCGCCCGTCTGTTTACAGGGGTTGAGATCCATCCCAGTGCTCAAATTGGGAGAGGTGTATTTATTGATCATGGTATGGGTGTAGTCATTGGTGAGACTGCCATCGTTGGTGAATATGTCACGATTTATCAAGGTGTTACCCTCGGTGGGACGGGTAAAGAAATAGGGAAAAGGCATCCTACTCTCGGCCGAGAGATCGTCGTGGGAGCAGGAGCGAAAATTTTAGGAAATATATCCATTGGCGATCGCGTCAATATTGGGGCTGGCTCAATTGTTTTACGAGATGTCCCAGATGACTGCACAGTTGTAGGGATTCCTGCAAGAATTGTGCGACACCGTGGTCAATCAATTAAAGATACAGACCAAGCAACTAATCGAGAACATTTACCAGATCCCGAGGCAGAAGCAATCAAAGCTCTATTTGAAAGGATTAAATCCCTAGAAGACGAAATCACCAAAATTAGAAATGATGTCAAGGTCTATGAGCCAATGACTCCATCAATTTATTTAGCGGAAAGAGCAAAAGCTGATTCCCATTTGCATCTCCAAGATTTAGAACGAAACAAATCGATTGACTCTTCAAATTATCTTATTCAAGAATTTCTCGACGGAGCAGGTATTTAA
- the cysK gene encoding cysteine synthase A → MKIAQSITQLVGATPLVALHNIPQREGSLAKIVVKLESANPTSSVKDRIGLAMIEDAENQGLITPAKTILVEPTSGNTGIALAMVSAAKGYRLILTMPETMSLERRAMLRAFGAELELTPASEGMRGAIRRAGEITDTTPNAYMLQQFKNLANPEVHRRTTAEEIWHDTDGQVDIVVAGVGTGGTITGVAEVIKQRKPSFKAVAVEPLNSPVLAGGQPGAHKIQGIGAGFVPEVLRQDLIDEVIGISDEQAMLYSRRLAREEGLLSGISSGAALAAAIEISKREENRDRLIVVIQPSFGERYLSTPLFQDAEFIAPNAARTH, encoded by the coding sequence ATGAAAATTGCTCAAAGCATTACTCAGCTAGTTGGAGCTACTCCTCTTGTGGCTTTGCATAATATTCCACAACGAGAAGGCTCTCTTGCCAAAATTGTTGTCAAACTGGAAAGCGCTAATCCTACTTCTTCAGTGAAGGATCGCATTGGACTAGCAATGATCGAAGATGCAGAGAATCAAGGTTTGATAACTCCTGCGAAGACAATTTTGGTGGAACCAACCTCTGGCAATACAGGTATTGCTTTGGCAATGGTTTCAGCAGCTAAGGGATATCGTCTAATTCTGACGATGCCTGAAACGATGAGTTTAGAACGACGGGCGATGCTGAGAGCTTTTGGTGCGGAGTTAGAGTTAACTCCAGCGAGTGAGGGCATGCGTGGAGCAATTCGACGCGCAGGGGAAATTACTGATACTACTCCTAATGCCTATATGCTACAACAATTTAAGAATTTGGCAAATCCTGAGGTACATCGTCGTACAACGGCTGAGGAAATCTGGCATGATACCGATGGGCAGGTTGATATTGTGGTTGCGGGTGTGGGGACAGGAGGCACGATAACTGGTGTGGCAGAGGTCATTAAGCAACGTAAACCTAGTTTTAAAGCAGTAGCAGTAGAGCCTTTGAATAGTCCTGTACTTGCGGGTGGTCAACCAGGCGCTCATAAAATACAGGGTATTGGAGCTGGGTTTGTCCCTGAGGTGTTACGTCAAGATCTCATTGATGAGGTGATAGGTATCTCGGATGAACAGGCGATGCTTTATAGTCGTCGTCTGGCTCGTGAGGAAGGTTTACTCTCAGGAATTTCTTCGGGCGCAGCTTTGGCGGCGGCGATAGAGATTAGCAAGCGTGAAGAAAATCGCGATCGCTTGATTGTGGTGATTCAGCCAAGTTTTGGAGAGCGCTATCTCAGTACACCTCTGTTTCAAGATGCTGAGTTCATTGCTCCTAATGCCGCTCGAACTCATTAA
- a CDS encoding Crp/Fnr family transcriptional regulator, with translation MQYKQIYGLPTEYVMIYLETISSRVYKRREMLPHRDNLLWKVESGAVRSLTWTEDGQVICSGLWAEGDVIGTALSNLHPYEMECLTDVQLIEIPKSHWGEYVEAIIRHNQTNEFLLKISHCRAKDDALRQLLGWLTSRFGEEDRHGRLIGLQLTHQELAELIGSTRVTVTRIINDLEKAGFLSRKGRRLLFLADSDHQWHYEI, from the coding sequence ATGCAATACAAACAAATCTACGGTTTACCAACTGAGTATGTGATGATTTATCTTGAAACAATATCTTCTCGTGTTTACAAGCGCCGTGAAATGCTGCCTCACCGTGACAATTTGCTCTGGAAAGTTGAATCAGGGGCAGTGCGCTCTCTAACTTGGACAGAGGATGGACAGGTGATCTGCTCAGGGTTATGGGCAGAGGGTGATGTAATTGGTACAGCGCTATCTAACTTACATCCCTACGAAATGGAGTGTTTAACAGATGTGCAATTAATTGAAATTCCAAAATCGCATTGGGGTGAATATGTAGAAGCAATTATTCGCCATAATCAAACTAATGAATTTTTATTGAAAATTTCTCATTGCCGTGCTAAGGATGATGCCTTACGTCAATTATTAGGTTGGCTCACCAGTCGCTTCGGTGAGGAAGATCGGCATGGACGATTGATTGGTTTGCAGTTAACGCATCAAGAGTTAGCGGAGTTGATTGGCTCGACCCGTGTTACCGTCACACGCATTATTAATGATCTAGAAAAGGCAGGTTTTCTATCACGCAAAGGTCGGAGGTTACTCTTCCTCGCTGATAGTGATCACCAATGGCATTACGAGATCTAG